Proteins encoded together in one Marispirochaeta sp. window:
- a CDS encoding efflux RND transporter permease subunit — METLVSDIAGAEAVLFRKAVNGPPVSSPVGYRLFGDDYDELSQAAARIREKLSGDPELFNIQDNIEAGTPEIRIAVDSLRAAEYGLSAAFVGAHLRSALDGIQAGSYFIRNEEVPVIVKYSADAEDSGINLIENMKIPLSSIASLEEVSPLASIKRLDGKREVNIEASAYDEQNIRGINRDIQDYFDTELSPVFPGIELNVGGEFSDSDDLLLQILRIFLLGLFLMYMILGSQFSSYTQPFLILATLPFAFAGIVLFLAVSGTPFSTTVLYAAVALAGIAVNDSIVLISFINENRKKDSGVMQAVLDDAETRFFLPR; from the coding sequence GTGGAGACTCTTGTATCGGATATCGCCGGTGCGGAAGCGGTTTTATTCCGTAAGGCCGTAAATGGCCCTCCCGTATCTTCTCCCGTAGGATACCGGCTTTTCGGTGATGACTACGATGAGCTTAGCCAGGCTGCAGCACGTATCAGGGAGAAATTGTCCGGGGACCCGGAATTATTCAACATTCAGGACAATATAGAGGCCGGAACCCCTGAGATCCGGATCGCAGTCGATTCCCTGCGCGCGGCGGAATACGGTCTTTCTGCGGCATTTGTCGGGGCCCATCTGCGGAGCGCTTTGGACGGAATCCAGGCCGGCAGCTACTTTATCCGGAACGAAGAGGTCCCGGTAATTGTTAAATACTCTGCGGATGCTGAAGACTCCGGCATCAATCTTATCGAGAACATGAAAATCCCGCTCTCTTCCATAGCCAGCCTTGAAGAAGTCTCTCCGCTGGCTTCGATAAAGCGTCTTGATGGAAAACGGGAGGTAAACATAGAAGCTTCGGCCTATGATGAACAGAATATCCGGGGAATCAATCGGGATATACAGGACTACTTCGATACCGAACTGAGCCCGGTATTTCCGGGAATAGAGTTGAATGTGGGGGGTGAGTTCTCCGATTCTGATGACCTGCTGCTGCAGATCCTGCGGATTTTTCTGTTAGGTCTCTTTCTGATGTATATGATCCTGGGTTCCCAGTTTTCATCGTATACACAGCCCTTTCTGATCCTCGCGACTCTGCCGTTTGCTTTCGCGGGAATTGTCCTCTTTTTAGCGGTTTCGGGAACGCCTTTTTCTACTACGGTTCTCTATGCTGCCGTTGCGCTGGCGGGAATTGCTGTTAACGACAGCATTGTACTGATCAGTTTTATTAATGAGAACAGGAAGAAAGACTCAGGTGTCATGCAGGCGGTACTGGATGACGCTGAGACCCGATTCTTCTTACCTCGGTAA
- a CDS encoding deoxyribodipyrimidine photo-lyase, translated as MSSDSNIKPQSTRGIPKDELKRIFGSRIEFIPGRPPRECSHVLLWVQQSVRISDNHALAAAVLTANTMELPLYAYFCLVPAYPGANARHFAFLLQGLIDLEQSLEKLGIPLIVDIASPKEGIPKAVKGAACLVCDTGYTAVQRLWRRNLGERLSLPRIQLESDIVVPSHQASDKAEYSAATLRPKLQRLMDLYLAPVSRQPHIRHHRRRSEPLPFSPIRSVPPAAVLSNMAEFGIKDTAGPLTGLYGGEREARKCLDRFLSRNLRHFHDSRNDPGLNMQSELSPYLHFGHLSPVTAALAVMSASRDESELKEGAAAFLEQLIVRRELAINFCLHNPSYNSPEAVPDWAQKNLDEHRGDERPELYSREQLIAAETGDPYWNAAQKELLATGKMHGYMRMYWGKRLIEWIPDWREAYKLLLELNDTYSIDGRDCNGYAGIAWIFGRHDRPFPERPLFGKIRPMGARGLKRKFEMDLYLERISRLS; from the coding sequence ATGAGCAGTGATTCCAACATTAAACCGCAATCCACACGCGGGATACCGAAGGATGAACTAAAGCGGATTTTTGGTTCCAGAATAGAGTTTATTCCCGGCCGCCCTCCACGGGAGTGCAGCCACGTCCTTTTATGGGTTCAGCAATCTGTCAGAATAAGCGACAACCACGCCCTGGCAGCGGCAGTACTTACGGCTAATACCATGGAGCTTCCCCTTTACGCCTATTTCTGCCTGGTCCCCGCTTATCCAGGGGCCAATGCACGGCATTTCGCGTTTCTGCTTCAGGGACTTATCGACCTGGAGCAGTCTTTGGAGAAACTGGGTATTCCTCTGATCGTGGATATCGCCTCCCCGAAAGAAGGCATTCCGAAGGCCGTGAAGGGGGCGGCCTGCCTGGTCTGCGACACCGGGTATACCGCTGTTCAACGCCTTTGGCGACGGAACCTTGGGGAGAGACTGTCCCTGCCCCGGATACAGCTGGAAAGCGATATCGTTGTGCCATCGCACCAGGCAAGCGACAAGGCTGAGTATTCCGCCGCAACCCTGCGGCCAAAGCTCCAGCGGCTCATGGACCTGTATCTCGCCCCAGTCAGCCGCCAGCCGCATATCAGGCATCACCGCCGTCGGTCCGAGCCCCTCCCCTTTTCGCCCATACGGTCCGTACCTCCTGCGGCAGTTCTGTCGAACATGGCTGAGTTCGGCATCAAGGACACTGCCGGTCCGCTCACCGGTCTGTACGGAGGCGAGAGGGAAGCCCGTAAATGCCTTGATCGGTTTCTGTCCCGCAACCTCAGGCATTTTCATGACTCCCGTAACGATCCGGGACTCAATATGCAGTCCGAATTATCCCCATACCTCCACTTTGGTCACCTTTCTCCCGTTACAGCAGCCCTGGCGGTAATGAGTGCATCCCGGGATGAAAGCGAACTCAAGGAAGGCGCAGCGGCCTTTCTGGAGCAACTGATTGTGCGCAGAGAGCTGGCAATCAATTTCTGCCTTCATAATCCGTCATATAACAGTCCCGAAGCAGTACCCGACTGGGCGCAAAAAAACCTGGATGAACACCGCGGCGACGAACGGCCTGAACTGTATTCCCGGGAACAGCTGATAGCAGCAGAAACCGGGGATCCTTACTGGAATGCCGCCCAGAAGGAACTTCTTGCTACAGGAAAAATGCACGGCTACATGCGCATGTACTGGGGAAAACGGCTTATTGAATGGATACCGGACTGGCGGGAGGCCTACAAGCTGCTGCTTGAATTGAATGATACCTACAGTATCGACGGGAGGGACTGCAACGGCTACGCGGGAATCGCCTGGATCTTCGGCAGACACGACCGTCCCTTTCCTGAACGCCCGCTTTTCGGAAAAATACGTCCCATGGGAGCCAGGGGACTTAAGAGAAAATTCGAGATGGACCTTTACCTGGAGCGGATTTCAAGACTTAGTTAG
- a CDS encoding TrpB-like pyridoxal phosphate-dependent enzyme, which yields MATRVFLTEDEMPRQWYNIAADLPSPLQPPLGPDGNPVTPEMLAPIFPMSLIEQEVSRERWIDIPEEVLSILAKWRPSPLHRAYSLEQALGTPARIYYKNESVSPAGSHKPNTAVAQAYYNKQAGVKRLTTETGAGQWGSALAFASAQFGLECKVFMVRISFDQKPYRKLMMQTWGADCIPSPSMETQAGRDVLAKYPDTPGSLGIAISEAVEAAVTDPKRETKYSLGSVLNHVMLHQTVIGLETRKQLEKFGEKLPDIVIGCAGGGSNFAGMAFPFAHEKINGADIEIIPVEPSSCPTLTRGPFAYDLGDFSGMTPLLPMHTLGHNFVAPPIHAGGLRYHGMAPLVSQAVVEGLLNPRSIHQLECYEAALTFARTEGIIVAPETSHAVAGAIQEAVRAKEEGKEKVILFNLSGHGLVDLKGYEAYMNGELNDYEFPQEELDENLKALNGFPSAAMVKSGKW from the coding sequence ATGGCTACCCGTGTTTTTTTAACAGAAGATGAGATGCCCAGACAGTGGTATAACATAGCTGCCGATTTGCCTTCTCCCCTGCAGCCGCCCCTCGGTCCCGATGGGAACCCTGTAACCCCGGAGATGCTCGCACCCATTTTTCCCATGTCCCTGATTGAGCAGGAGGTCAGCCGGGAACGGTGGATTGATATTCCCGAAGAAGTACTGAGTATTCTTGCCAAATGGCGTCCTTCTCCCCTGCATCGAGCCTATTCTCTGGAGCAGGCTCTGGGCACTCCGGCACGGATCTATTACAAGAACGAAAGCGTCTCTCCCGCGGGCAGCCATAAGCCCAATACAGCGGTGGCCCAGGCCTATTACAACAAGCAGGCCGGGGTAAAACGACTGACCACCGAAACCGGAGCCGGTCAGTGGGGCAGCGCTCTTGCCTTTGCATCAGCCCAGTTCGGTCTTGAGTGCAAGGTGTTCATGGTACGCATAAGTTTTGACCAGAAGCCCTACCGGAAACTGATGATGCAGACCTGGGGTGCCGATTGTATTCCCAGCCCCAGTATGGAGACCCAGGCGGGCCGGGATGTCCTTGCAAAATATCCGGATACTCCCGGAAGCCTGGGCATAGCGATCAGCGAGGCAGTGGAAGCGGCGGTTACCGACCCCAAGAGGGAGACAAAGTACAGTCTCGGAAGTGTCTTGAACCACGTTATGCTGCACCAGACGGTAATCGGCCTGGAAACCCGCAAGCAGTTGGAGAAATTTGGAGAAAAGCTGCCGGATATCGTTATCGGCTGTGCGGGCGGTGGCAGTAACTTTGCGGGAATGGCTTTTCCTTTTGCCCATGAAAAAATTAACGGAGCGGATATTGAGATTATCCCTGTAGAACCCTCGAGTTGTCCCACCCTGACCAGGGGACCCTTTGCCTACGACCTGGGTGATTTTTCCGGAATGACTCCTCTTTTGCCGATGCACACCCTGGGACACAACTTTGTAGCGCCACCGATACACGCCGGAGGACTTCGCTACCACGGCATGGCACCCCTGGTGTCCCAGGCAGTGGTGGAAGGTCTGCTGAATCCCCGGTCGATCCATCAGCTGGAGTGCTACGAGGCGGCTCTGACCTTCGCCCGTACGGAAGGAATCATAGTTGCCCCGGAGACGAGTCATGCTGTTGCCGGTGCTATACAAGAAGCGGTGCGGGCAAAGGAGGAGGGCAAGGAGAAGGTGATACTGTTCAATCTGAGTGGTCATGGACTTGTTGACCTTAAAGGCTACGAAGCCTACATGAACGGAGAACTCAACGACTATGAGTTTCCTCAGGAAGAGCTGGACGAGAATCTGAAGGCTCTGAATGGCTTTCCCAGTGCTGCCATGGTTAAGAGCGGGAAATGGTAA
- a CDS encoding MFS transporter yields MQFETRGAGVPFHPRRFPFFYGWIILGLSSLGMLMSIPGQTMGVSVFTDHLMVALDLSRVNLSLAYLLGTVGSALLLAQAGKLLDRIGARLMGTAVVLLLGLTLFGVAGIDGIRAVFARVLPSGSAAITGFLLISGSFFFMRFLGQGLLTLISRNMAMKWFDRRRGFANAVIGIVVSFGFSAAPMLLHTLIEGFGWRGAMRVMGAVLLFGFSGLFVLFARDNPFICGLQPDGDQAPTEEEEKTARLSRTGPDYTLTEAKRTLTFWVYAMTLVLFSLIITAVTFHIISIFDEAGMGPEKAVSIFLPAAAISLVFNVGASWASDRLPLKIFLFIQLAGLLIELVAVAFLNDGFFFILMIVGHGISGGIMNLLSTVVWPRIFGIKHLGSISGFAMGMNVAGSAVGPYLFSLYLSRFGSYANICWILGFIGLVIVVLAIIARPPVKS; encoded by the coding sequence ATGCAATTCGAAACTCGTGGCGCCGGTGTTCCTTTTCACCCGCGCCGTTTTCCTTTTTTCTACGGCTGGATAATTCTGGGTCTCTCATCCCTTGGCATGCTGATGAGCATACCGGGACAGACAATGGGTGTCTCGGTATTTACTGATCACCTTATGGTGGCCCTTGATTTGAGCCGGGTAAACTTGAGCCTCGCCTACCTGCTCGGTACTGTGGGAAGCGCCCTGCTCCTTGCTCAGGCTGGTAAACTGCTGGACCGTATCGGAGCGCGGCTTATGGGTACTGCGGTCGTCCTGCTTCTGGGGCTTACACTTTTCGGTGTTGCCGGCATAGATGGTATTCGCGCGGTATTCGCCCGCGTTCTTCCCTCTGGCTCGGCTGCAATAACAGGTTTTCTGCTTATTTCCGGAAGTTTCTTTTTTATGCGCTTTCTCGGGCAGGGCTTACTTACCCTTATAAGCAGAAACATGGCCATGAAGTGGTTTGACCGGCGCAGGGGTTTTGCCAACGCAGTAATCGGGATTGTAGTAAGCTTCGGGTTTTCTGCTGCTCCCATGCTGCTCCACACCCTTATTGAAGGTTTTGGCTGGCGCGGAGCCATGCGGGTAATGGGGGCCGTACTGCTTTTCGGCTTTTCCGGTTTGTTTGTTCTCTTCGCCCGGGATAACCCATTTATCTGCGGTTTGCAGCCGGACGGAGACCAGGCTCCGACAGAAGAGGAGGAGAAAACTGCCAGGCTCTCCCGGACCGGCCCCGACTATACCCTGACGGAGGCCAAAAGGACCCTCACCTTCTGGGTATATGCCATGACTCTGGTACTCTTCAGCTTGATAATAACAGCTGTTACCTTCCACATTATCTCTATTTTTGACGAAGCAGGAATGGGACCGGAAAAGGCTGTCTCGATTTTTCTCCCTGCTGCAGCGATTTCTCTTGTGTTTAACGTGGGGGCCAGCTGGGCCAGTGACCGCTTGCCCCTCAAGATCTTTCTCTTTATACAGCTTGCAGGTCTGCTGATAGAGCTTGTGGCTGTTGCCTTTTTGAATGATGGATTCTTCTTTATCTTGATGATCGTCGGACACGGAATAAGCGGCGGCATTATGAACCTTTTGAGTACGGTTGTCTGGCCCAGGATTTTTGGTATCAAGCACCTGGGGTCGATATCGGGATTCGCCATGGGAATGAATGTGGCGGGCTCGGCTGTAGGACCCTACCTGTTCAGTCTTTATTTATCCCGTTTCGGCAGTTATGCAAATATCTGCTGGATACTGGGGTTTATCGGACTTGTGATTGTTGTACTGGCAATCATTGCCCGACCTCCTGTAAAGAGCTAA
- a CDS encoding efflux RND transporter permease subunit has translation MNAGSFSVRNHVLVNILMIALLVLGLFSLNRMPREQFSEIPFFWVTIFVPCPGVAPVEIERAITVKIENEMQGLKKLKAVSSVISEGLSRVRVEFEDGIGEEEFARLFQETRTRFFSVELPEGALEARIDDFSAADFLPVIEVVLSGNSDYDLLNHAAKDLEERMEGIASVADVTSLGSRENRITIDVRQESSESTGVSLREIADAINGVNVSLPAGTVATANREYVVRTEGQTAAFRELSDLAVRRDSSGLNGTIKVGDLAEISEGYKDSGTQACFNGRPAIILQVAKVSGGDSCIGYRRCGSGFIP, from the coding sequence ATGAATGCGGGATCCTTCTCCGTCAGGAACCATGTGCTGGTAAATATTCTGATGATTGCCCTGCTTGTCCTGGGCCTGTTCAGTCTTAACCGCATGCCCAGGGAACAGTTTTCCGAGATTCCCTTTTTCTGGGTTACCATTTTCGTTCCCTGCCCTGGAGTAGCGCCTGTGGAAATTGAACGCGCTATTACTGTCAAAATAGAAAACGAAATGCAGGGACTCAAGAAGCTTAAAGCTGTCAGTTCGGTGATCAGTGAGGGGCTTTCTCGCGTCCGGGTAGAATTTGAAGACGGAATCGGGGAAGAGGAGTTTGCCCGCCTTTTTCAGGAGACCAGAACGAGATTTTTTTCCGTAGAGCTGCCGGAAGGTGCTCTCGAAGCGCGCATTGATGATTTCTCCGCGGCGGATTTCTTGCCTGTTATCGAAGTCGTGCTTTCCGGGAATTCGGATTACGACTTGCTTAACCATGCGGCAAAGGATCTGGAGGAACGAATGGAAGGTATTGCTTCTGTGGCGGATGTTACCTCTCTGGGATCCCGGGAAAACAGAATCACTATTGATGTCCGGCAGGAGAGCAGTGAATCTACGGGAGTCTCGCTGCGGGAAATCGCGGATGCAATAAATGGAGTGAATGTTTCCCTGCCTGCCGGTACTGTAGCGACGGCCAATCGTGAATATGTTGTCAGGACCGAGGGGCAAACAGCTGCTTTTCGGGAGTTGTCGGATCTTGCCGTCCGCCGTGATTCTTCGGGATTAAATGGCACCATCAAGGTCGGTGATCTGGCGGAAATATCCGAAGGCTATAAAGATTCGGGAACTCAAGCCTGCTTTAACGGAAGACCCGCGATTATTCTGCAGGTAGCCAAGGTAAGCGGTGGAGACTCTTGTATCGGATATCGCCGGTGCGGAAGCGGTTTTATTCCGTAA
- a CDS encoding ATP-binding protein, protein MNYFLIGVILFSLLSMVLTVGLVLYRKRVWSEKGMQDISELIADSIVDLVQGKDFTSLLRVVNEAVGSRCVILIFYHNQVPMDFRFYSRDPGLRILIPEPGMLQKQSPVEEQALLEELRLNQVVCREGPYRSLYGGVEGNNAIILGFTFQKQVYAVLQFIQRDKPFCDKESYFNPALLKSLNAATLRYYLDYVQTEKRRNAVMALRKSEELYRLIFEDSMDMVYHTDREGNILAINHAGVGMLGYESEMELKQKRLHDFFFDAEQRSLYFDLIRKQGQIKDMEVILVSRKGEKIFCLESASASFDGTGEVKSYTGIVKDISEHIALDRELYKANIDLTEANTQLKKAHAQVVQAEKMASIGQLAAGLAHEINNPLGFVRSNFSTLRRYSDFLTGFADDITGRITPEKNAALKKLRQKYRIDDIKEDLEAVFSETEEGMERMMEIVQNLRNFSHDSRAGDVGELDLNKALKSSLVIARNEIKYHASVSLDLKPLPEVRCRPGEVKQIILNMIINAAQAVRENTPRDTEGRIRVSSFAEGDFVCFSIEDSGPGIPPEIRNRIFDPFYTTKDVGSGTGLGLSISYDIVVHKHHGRIHVDDSPLGGVKFTVMLPRVGLGSDEELGELEELDRE, encoded by the coding sequence ATGAACTACTTTCTGATTGGGGTAATTCTGTTCTCCCTTCTTTCCATGGTGCTGACGGTGGGGCTTGTACTGTACAGAAAACGGGTCTGGTCTGAAAAGGGAATGCAGGATATAAGTGAACTTATTGCCGACAGCATTGTCGACTTGGTCCAGGGAAAAGACTTTACCTCCCTGCTGCGGGTGGTAAATGAGGCCGTTGGTTCCCGCTGTGTAATCCTGATATTTTACCATAACCAGGTACCGATGGATTTTCGTTTTTACAGTCGGGACCCGGGGTTACGGATACTGATTCCGGAACCCGGTATGCTGCAAAAGCAGTCCCCGGTCGAAGAGCAGGCCCTTCTGGAGGAGCTGAGGTTGAATCAGGTAGTCTGCCGAGAAGGGCCCTACCGCTCTCTGTACGGTGGCGTAGAGGGAAACAACGCGATAATCCTGGGCTTCACTTTTCAGAAACAGGTGTACGCGGTGCTCCAGTTTATCCAGCGGGACAAGCCCTTCTGTGACAAGGAGTCCTACTTTAATCCGGCTTTGCTGAAGAGCCTGAACGCTGCGACACTTCGTTATTACCTGGATTATGTACAGACGGAGAAGCGCAGAAACGCAGTGATGGCTCTGCGGAAATCCGAGGAGCTCTATCGGCTCATATTCGAAGACTCCATGGATATGGTCTACCATACAGACAGAGAAGGAAATATCCTTGCCATTAATCACGCCGGTGTCGGCATGTTGGGTTATGAATCGGAGATGGAGCTTAAACAAAAACGGCTGCATGACTTTTTTTTCGACGCAGAGCAGCGAAGTTTGTACTTTGATCTTATCCGAAAGCAGGGTCAGATAAAGGACATGGAGGTTATCCTGGTTTCCCGGAAGGGCGAGAAGATCTTCTGCCTCGAAAGTGCCAGTGCCTCCTTTGACGGGACAGGAGAGGTTAAATCCTACACGGGTATTGTCAAAGATATAAGTGAACATATTGCCCTTGACCGGGAGCTGTACAAGGCCAACATTGATCTGACCGAAGCGAATACTCAGCTGAAGAAAGCTCATGCCCAGGTTGTGCAGGCCGAAAAGATGGCATCCATCGGGCAGCTGGCAGCTGGACTGGCCCATGAGATTAATAATCCCCTGGGCTTTGTGCGCAGTAATTTTTCTACCCTCCGGCGCTACAGCGATTTTCTTACTGGTTTCGCCGACGACATTACCGGACGTATTACCCCAGAAAAAAACGCAGCCCTGAAAAAACTGCGGCAGAAGTATAGAATCGATGATATTAAAGAGGATCTGGAGGCTGTTTTCAGTGAAACAGAAGAGGGAATGGAACGTATGATGGAAATAGTTCAGAATCTGCGAAACTTTTCTCACGACAGCAGAGCGGGGGATGTGGGCGAACTGGACCTTAATAAAGCTCTGAAAAGCAGCCTGGTCATTGCCCGCAACGAAATTAAATACCATGCCTCGGTCTCTCTGGATCTGAAGCCTCTGCCGGAAGTACGCTGCCGTCCAGGAGAAGTCAAACAGATTATCCTGAATATGATTATTAATGCTGCTCAGGCTGTCAGGGAGAATACTCCACGGGATACCGAGGGAAGAATCCGGGTCTCTTCATTCGCAGAAGGCGATTTCGTCTGCTTTTCCATAGAAGATTCCGGTCCGGGAATTCCGCCAGAGATCCGGAATAGAATATTTGATCCCTTTTATACCACCAAGGACGTAGGCTCCGGAACCGGACTGGGGTTAAGTATCTCCTACGATATCGTGGTCCACAAACATCACGGCAGAATACATGTGGACGATTCCCCCCTGGGCGGGGTAAAATTTACCGTGATGCTGCCCCGCGTAGGACTGGGAAGTGACGAAGAGCTTGGCGAGCTTGAGGAGCTGGACCGGGAATAG
- a CDS encoding HD domain-containing phosphohydrolase, which yields MANYTVLFVDDEYNILQSLKRVFFEFPEFEILTALSAEEGAGILATRNVDVLVSDEKMPKIEGSQFVHYVKDRFPDVVRCILTGYADTDSILKAVNKGEVYRYLVKPWNDGDLVSTIRSAAEFGRLKRYNRELEAQLKAQNESLKKEVAKRTMYLQKALSTVKAEQGKAEETLGGIVTLLSHIIGLVRPDIHEFSSRAARLAERIAVAMELDQEQLYAIRTAAMLQEIGLLETNTTDYLSSDHAEEGARLLESLSALGPIAILVKHHHERFDGKGKPGGIAGEDIPLGSRIIRAAADYIRLLYDEKMERPAALEKITQGVHTLYDPRIIQILRLQEVVMSDSKAAGIPIQIKNLAAGMVLKNDIVLKNGVLVLPKNTTLTASMVAHLSNYRFLNPDETVYLKAVPDKK from the coding sequence ATGGCAAATTATACTGTTTTATTCGTTGACGACGAATACAATATTCTCCAGTCCCTGAAACGCGTTTTTTTTGAGTTTCCCGAATTTGAAATTCTGACTGCCCTGAGTGCAGAAGAGGGCGCCGGCATCCTTGCTACCCGAAATGTAGACGTTCTGGTTTCGGACGAAAAGATGCCAAAGATTGAGGGCAGCCAGTTCGTACATTATGTAAAGGACCGCTTCCCCGACGTAGTCCGCTGCATTCTTACTGGTTATGCCGATACCGACAGCATACTTAAAGCTGTCAACAAGGGAGAGGTCTACCGTTACCTGGTCAAACCATGGAACGACGGAGATCTTGTCAGCACTATCCGCAGCGCTGCTGAATTCGGCAGATTGAAGCGGTATAACCGGGAACTGGAAGCCCAGCTGAAGGCCCAGAACGAGTCCCTGAAAAAAGAGGTTGCCAAGCGTACCATGTATCTGCAGAAGGCACTGTCTACGGTAAAAGCCGAGCAGGGCAAAGCAGAAGAGACCCTTGGAGGCATAGTCACCCTGCTTTCCCATATAATCGGTCTGGTGCGTCCGGATATTCATGAGTTCTCTTCCAGGGCTGCCCGTCTGGCAGAGAGAATCGCCGTTGCCATGGAACTTGACCAGGAACAGCTCTATGCAATCCGTACCGCTGCCATGCTGCAGGAAATCGGATTGCTGGAAACAAACACGACGGACTACCTTAGCAGTGATCATGCCGAGGAAGGAGCCCGCCTCTTGGAGAGCCTCTCCGCTCTGGGGCCGATAGCGATTCTGGTAAAACACCACCACGAACGCTTTGACGGCAAAGGAAAACCCGGCGGAATTGCCGGAGAAGATATTCCCCTGGGATCACGGATCATCCGGGCGGCGGCAGACTATATCCGGCTGTTGTATGACGAAAAGATGGAACGCCCGGCAGCCCTGGAAAAGATAACCCAGGGGGTACATACATTATATGACCCCCGAATCATCCAGATTCTGCGGCTGCAGGAAGTGGTGATGAGCGACAGCAAGGCCGCGGGTATCCCAATCCAGATTAAAAACCTTGCAGCCGGCATGGTATTGAAGAATGACATCGTTCTGAAAAACGGAGTTCTGGTCCTGCCGAAAAACACGACCCTTACGGCGAGCATGGTGGCGCACCTGTCAAATTACCGCTTTCTGAACCCCGATGAGACGGTCTACCTGAAAGCCGTTCCGGACAAAAAATAG
- a CDS encoding HlyD family efflux transporter periplasmic adaptor subunit, translated as MRTAVLVRLDDELAAFSAEQPRTVWDIARADLEVLSSLYERGNASRIDLERAGSSEQGARAAYEQNLKILQDRTIKSPIDGRIVWIDENASPGNYVNAGTLLALVVDVSGFTLMLELGEQQIGLVGRGRNTRGRCRGYTLLRYCGCRGRRQQRISCCLSGRCFFSRGSGFRDKTWNGSPGGPGDKHGEACSPCTKRCASEG; from the coding sequence ATGCGGACAGCTGTCCTCGTACGTCTCGATGATGAACTTGCCGCCTTTTCTGCGGAACAGCCCCGCACGGTCTGGGATATAGCACGGGCGGACCTGGAAGTACTGAGCTCCCTCTATGAACGGGGAAACGCCTCCCGTATAGATCTGGAGCGTGCCGGGAGCAGTGAACAGGGAGCCAGGGCTGCGTACGAGCAGAACCTCAAAATTCTGCAGGACAGAACAATTAAAAGTCCTATTGACGGCCGAATAGTCTGGATAGATGAGAACGCTTCCCCGGGAAACTATGTAAACGCCGGGACCCTGCTCGCGCTCGTGGTAGATGTCTCGGGTTTTACCCTTATGCTTGAACTGGGGGAGCAGCAGATCGGCCTTGTAGGCCGGGGCAGAAATACGCGTGGCCGCTGCAGGGGATACACCCTTCTTCGGTACTGTGGATGCCGTGGCCGCAGGCAGCAGCGGATCAGCTGCTGCCTATCAGGTCGATGTTTCTTTTCCCGCGGCTCCGGATTCCGGGATAAAACCTGGAATGGCAGCCCGGGTGGTCCTGGAGACAAACATGGAGAAGCCTGTTCTCCTTGTACCAAGCGCTGCGCGTCTGAGGGGTGA
- a CDS encoding cobalamin-dependent protein (Presence of a B(12) (cobalamin)-binding domain implies dependence on cobalamin itself, in one of its several forms, or in some unusual lineages, dependence on a cobalamin-like analog.) translates to MEQQFGQWLRYYRKQHHMNQKEVADALGVGQTTIANYENNSRFPDRQKLVSLAKLFNASLDEILGVRVKKDPMSCGEYPSFGQALSAEETLEHILAGKELEAWDKIHQIVCAGTGMAEIYLHLLTPLLVLTGDLWADGSISVAEEHIVSNAVKGYMERMRVLYPKASPQNSSCICATVPGESHSIGIRMLRDLLEQSGWKGFFLGDKVPTDQLIRFAASLRPDLLAFSVSLNENIDAANLVIERVRREIRLARIPIMLGGRVFLRDDVNRNNSPADFVASSLNAGLEFASQITQPRIHSR, encoded by the coding sequence ATGGAACAGCAGTTTGGACAGTGGTTACGATATTACCGCAAGCAGCATCACATGAATCAGAAGGAGGTGGCCGACGCCCTGGGGGTGGGACAGACCACTATTGCAAATTACGAAAACAACAGCCGTTTTCCTGACCGGCAGAAACTTGTTTCCCTGGCGAAGCTTTTTAACGCGTCATTGGACGAAATCTTAGGAGTCAGGGTAAAAAAAGACCCCATGTCATGCGGAGAATACCCCTCCTTCGGCCAGGCCCTTTCTGCTGAGGAAACGCTTGAGCACATTTTAGCAGGGAAAGAACTGGAAGCCTGGGACAAAATTCATCAGATTGTCTGCGCCGGCACCGGTATGGCGGAAATCTATCTTCATCTTCTTACCCCCCTTTTAGTACTAACCGGGGATCTCTGGGCTGATGGCAGCATCTCGGTAGCGGAAGAGCACATTGTCAGCAATGCTGTAAAGGGATACATGGAACGTATGCGTGTACTCTACCCCAAAGCCTCTCCACAGAACTCTTCGTGCATCTGCGCCACCGTTCCTGGAGAAAGCCACAGCATCGGAATCAGGATGCTGCGGGACCTGCTTGAACAGTCAGGCTGGAAGGGATTTTTCCTGGGTGACAAGGTACCCACAGACCAGCTGATACGCTTTGCGGCTTCTCTGCGTCCAGATCTGCTCGCCTTTTCGGTTTCCCTCAACGAGAATATAGACGCCGCGAACCTGGTTATCGAACGTGTGCGCCGTGAAATCCGGCTTGCCCGCATACCAATCATGCTCGGGGGAAGAGTTTTTTTGAGGGACGACGTAAACCGGAATAACTCCCCCGCGGATTTTGTGGCATCAAGCCTCAATGCCGGACTGGAGTTTGCTTCTCAAATTACACAGCCCAGGATACACAGCCGATGA